The Oncorhynchus kisutch isolate 150728-3 linkage group LG20, Okis_V2, whole genome shotgun sequence genome has a segment encoding these proteins:
- the LOC109865984 gene encoding serotonin N-acetyltransferase-like produces the protein MSTVSALPFLKSSLLMRPPMGSITPRRGRRHTLPASEFRCLSPEDAISVFEIEREAFISVSGECPLHLDEVCHFLTLCPELSLGWFEEGRLVAFIIGSLWDQEKLAMDALTLHKPHGSTVHLHVLAVHRTFRQQGKGSILMWRYLQYLRCLPYVRCAVLMCEDFLVPFYQKSGFKVQGPSDITVGPLTFIEMMYPVRGHAYMRRNSGV, from the exons ATGTCGACAGTCAGTGCCCTGCCTTTCCTGAAATCTAGTCTCCTAATGCGCCCTCCCATGGGTTCCATCACCCCCAGGCGCGGGCGTCGCCACACACTCCCGGCCAGCGAGTTCCGTTGCCTCAGCCCGGAGGACGCAATCAGCGTGTTTGAGATCGAAAGAGAGG CCTTCATCTCTGTGTCTGGAGAGTGTCCGCTCCACTTGGATGAGGTGTGTCACTTCCTGACGCTGTGCCCTGAGCTGTCTCTGGGCTGGTTTGAGGAGGGACGCCTCGTTGCCTTCATCATAGGATCACTGTGGGACCAGGAGAAACTAGCCATG GACGCTCTGACCCTCCACAAGCCCCATGGCTCCACGGTCCACCTCCATGTGCTTGCTGTCCACCGCACCTTCCGGCAGCAAGGCAAGGGCTCCATCCTGATGTGGCGCTACCTGCAGTACCTGCGCTGCCTGCCCTATGTGCGCTGCGCCGTGCTCATGTGCGAAGACTTCCTGGTCCCTTTCTACCAGAAGTCAGGATTTAAAGTGCAGGGCCCCAGCGACATCACCGTGGGGCCCCTGACCTTCATTGAGATGATGTACCCTGTCCGGGGCCACGCGTACATGCGCCGCAACAGTGGTGTTTGA